In the genome of Montipora foliosa isolate CH-2021 chromosome 3, ASM3666993v2, whole genome shotgun sequence, one region contains:
- the LOC137995864 gene encoding acid-sensing ion channel 2-like has translation MNDVALSKMSQDSLSQRTSWLKNEYKSSSERWHEFANDTSLHGIRYVFMKRRHFVIRLIWLVILLSSAGYYIVTVYRAFNKFYSRPINTIISTKHLTKMEFPAVTICPLNFFAKSKLFVKDDDPIFAKSGLNISSCAVTSPVRGNRPCGLSLICCCAPTDAFDVYNSIPNCTIQYRQSLLDILKRFSHRLDLEDFYRYYSQDMNSLAGPLCAFGWEESPCFARDFTSFVTQWGMCYTFNSGSNGEIRTVYSGGVSTGLSVVLDVQTHEHTRGKYSEGFKVLIHGRGEFVDEWEGINVGPGQHVVIAVSQKRYKNLQKPYATNCTEKKLRTFSTYTTEGCLYECVAEKAIEHCGCRPVGYREYLPVP, from the exons ATGAACGACGTAGCATTGTCGAAAATGTCACAAGACAGTCTTTCCCAAAGGACATCCTGGCTCAAGAACGAGTATAAGAGCTCATCAGAAAGGTGGCATGAGTTCGCAAATGACACAAGCCTACATGGAATTCGTTATGTCTTCATGAAAAGGCGCCATTTTGTCATTCGTCTTATTTGGCTTGTAATATTGCTTTCCTCTGCAGGCTACTACATAGTAACAGTCTACAGAGCTTTCAACAAATTTTACTCTCGTCCAATCAACACAATTATTAGCACAAAGCATCTCACAAAAATGGAATTTCCAGCTGTGACCATCTGTCCTCTCAATTTTTTTGCCAAATCCAAACTGTTTGTGAAAGATGACGatccaatttttgcaaaaagtgGTTTGAACATTAGCTCATGCGCTGTAACGTCACCGGTGCGAGGCAATCGTCCTTGTGGGTTATCACTCATTTGCTGCTGTGCTCCGACTGATGCTTTTGATGTATATAATTCCATACCAAACTGCACAATTCAATACAGGCAAAGTCTTTTAGATATTCTCAAGCGATTTTCGCATCGTCTGGATTTGGAAGACTTTTATCGATACTATAGTCAAGACATGAATTCCCTTGCTGGACCGTTGTGTGCTTTTGGGTGGGAAGAGTCACCGTGTTTTGCAAGAGACTTTACTTCTTTTGTAACCCAATGGGGAATGTGTTACACGTTTAATTCGGGGTCTAATGGCGAGATTAGAACAGTCTATTCTGGTGGGGTGTCAACCGGACTTAGTGTAGTTCTTGATGTCCAGACACATGAACACACAAGGGGAAAATATTCAGAAGGATTTAAGGTTCTCATTCATGGGCGAGGGGAATTTGTAGATGAATGGGAAGGAATCAACGTTGGACCTGGACAGCACGTGGTTATTGCAGTCTCACAGAAAAGG TATAAAAACCTCCAAAAGCCTTACGCTACAAACTGTACGGAAAAGAAATTGCGAACGTTCTCTACTTACACCACAGAGGGATGCCTTTATGAGTGTGTGGCTGAAAAGGCTATCGAACATTGTGGTTGTCGCCCTGTTGGATACAGAG AATATCTTCCTGTTCCA